The Antarcticibacterium sp. 1MA-6-2 genome has a window encoding:
- a CDS encoding toprim domain-containing protein: protein MKNGKNILACCERARNICIVKTLAKLGHFPTRTSEKEAWFLSPLRSETQASFNVSVVKNLWYDFGMGKGGSTIDLIMAIKSCDLIDALEFLSEDIITYSLKPRLKEPSINEKIKISTVEPLNLPALLNYLESRKIPLEIGRKYCRQIWYRSNGKQFFTIGLQNQKGGWELRNKYYKNSSSPKTYSLFERGSKQLLIIEGMFDFLSLAAIDEDLVESSDCIILNSLAFIDRIKDMIPKYEIVLLYLDNDPAGKKAASSLLSLFDNITDCSDCYSGYKDLNEKLKNENPGKNKQLSGVKTKARKC, encoded by the coding sequence ATGAAAAATGGAAAAAACATACTTGCGTGCTGTGAAAGAGCCCGTAATATTTGCATCGTAAAAACGCTTGCAAAATTAGGGCACTTTCCCACCAGAACATCGGAAAAAGAAGCTTGGTTTCTGAGTCCCCTTCGGTCAGAAACGCAAGCCTCTTTCAACGTCTCTGTAGTTAAAAATTTATGGTATGACTTCGGAATGGGAAAAGGAGGTTCAACTATAGACTTGATTATGGCTATAAAGTCCTGCGACCTAATAGATGCCTTAGAATTTTTAAGTGAGGATATTATTACTTATTCTCTTAAACCGCGACTAAAAGAACCTTCTATTAATGAGAAAATTAAAATTAGCACAGTAGAACCACTTAATCTTCCTGCGCTACTCAACTATTTAGAATCCCGAAAAATACCTTTAGAAATCGGGAGGAAATATTGCAGACAGATTTGGTATAGATCTAATGGAAAACAATTCTTCACCATTGGTCTCCAAAATCAGAAGGGTGGCTGGGAACTTAGAAATAAATACTATAAAAATTCCAGCAGCCCCAAAACTTATTCCCTGTTTGAAAGAGGTTCTAAACAGCTACTGATTATTGAAGGGATGTTTGATTTTCTCTCTCTGGCAGCCATCGATGAAGACTTAGTAGAGAGTTCAGATTGTATTATTCTTAATTCCCTGGCTTTTATTGATAGAATTAAAGATATGATTCCAAAGTATGAAATTGTCTTACTGTATTTAGACAATGATCCCGCTGGAAAAAAAGCAGCCAGTTCACTTTTAAGTCTTTTTGATAACATCACCGATTGTAGTGATTGCTATAGTGGATATAAAGATCTCAATGAGAAGTTGAAAAATGAAAATCCTGGAAAAAACAAACAATTGTCCGGAGTAAAAACTAAGGCAAGAAAGTGCTAA
- a CDS encoding relaxase/mobilization nuclease domain-containing protein, whose product MIGKGHAIASTGASIEYGWNQEKEAEVVLKEYLAGDTPAEITEEFKIIQSQNERCLKNTLSFIVSPTIEDGKDLSKRDLEEIAKRFLKEMKLQNHQAIGFVHRDKAHTHVHIYANRISLNGEVYKDSFIGKRSQIAADNVAKELGLKRVQEVQKEKMQELQGIRLEIKNINHRVLQSKPKTLDDYIKKMRAYKVEVIPTINKSNQLQGFRVAYKGVNLKASEVERSMSNKIIAEISQNRSFTRLKEAPQNIRVLDKTVQLSTKLTTKITKELIKGALRALDTGIGI is encoded by the coding sequence ATGATAGGGAAAGGACACGCAATAGCCAGTACCGGGGCTTCTATCGAATACGGTTGGAACCAGGAGAAAGAGGCAGAAGTTGTTTTAAAAGAATACCTGGCCGGAGACACTCCCGCTGAGATTACAGAGGAGTTTAAGATTATCCAGTCGCAAAATGAACGATGCCTCAAAAACACCTTAAGCTTTATAGTAAGCCCTACGATTGAAGACGGAAAGGATTTAAGCAAAAGAGACCTGGAAGAAATTGCTAAAAGATTTTTAAAGGAGATGAAGCTGCAAAACCACCAGGCTATTGGTTTTGTCCATCGGGATAAAGCGCATACGCACGTACATATCTATGCCAACCGCATCAGCCTTAACGGGGAAGTTTATAAAGACAGCTTTATCGGAAAAAGAAGCCAGATAGCGGCAGATAATGTAGCAAAGGAATTAGGTCTTAAGAGAGTACAGGAAGTACAAAAGGAAAAAATGCAGGAATTACAAGGAATCCGACTTGAAATCAAAAATATAAATCACCGGGTTCTTCAATCGAAGCCAAAAACCCTGGATGATTACATTAAGAAAATGAGAGCTTATAAAGTGGAAGTGATTCCCACTATTAATAAATCAAATCAATTACAAGGATTCCGTGTAGCATACAAAGGAGTAAACCTTAAAGCAAGTGAGGTAGAACGATCTATGAGTAACAAAATAATCGCCGAGATCTCACAAAACAGAAGCTTTACCAGGTTAAAAGAAGCACCGCAAAACATCAGGGTGTTAGACAAAACCGTGCAGTTAAGTACTA
- a CDS encoding ATP-binding protein, whose protein sequence is MSKSILLIDDKEEFKEDFKIKAQSKGYALAYGKSLEELKTILPRIHKEIVAVILDIKCLIRNDQKIEKPDFIGATLNYLNQDYPDLPRLILTGDEKALDAAKMLFNTDTEIIYKKVPNEIDKLFAKLDEYYEDFPRRILTLEEREVDSIIKKGEGKYLEFKSSFQFCTKSQTLKKSLRFEVLKNIAAFSNTDGGAVLIGVKDNGDIIGLEETDFRTKQNTIDSYKLLFDDLIESNFGNGFHKNLSDMKFYNIKGKTICYVQVQSRYHRPITISKKPKNGKAYDAFFIRRLASAKELSGEEMKEYISNHF, encoded by the coding sequence ATGAGTAAAAGCATATTATTAATAGATGATAAAGAGGAATTCAAAGAGGATTTTAAAATAAAAGCACAATCGAAGGGATATGCATTAGCATATGGCAAGAGTTTAGAAGAACTTAAAACTATACTGCCCCGTATTCACAAAGAGATTGTTGCAGTTATACTAGATATTAAGTGTTTAATCAGAAATGACCAAAAGATAGAGAAGCCGGATTTCATAGGTGCCACATTAAATTATTTGAATCAAGATTATCCAGATTTACCTCGATTAATATTAACGGGAGATGAAAAAGCTTTAGACGCTGCTAAAATGCTTTTTAATACGGATACTGAAATCATCTATAAAAAGGTGCCTAACGAGATTGACAAACTTTTCGCCAAATTAGATGAATATTATGAAGATTTCCCTCGGAGAATTTTAACTCTTGAAGAAAGAGAAGTAGATTCTATTATCAAAAAAGGAGAAGGCAAATATTTAGAATTTAAATCATCATTTCAATTTTGCACTAAAAGCCAAACTTTAAAAAAGAGTTTACGATTTGAAGTGTTGAAAAATATAGCTGCTTTTTCAAATACCGACGGTGGCGCTGTATTAATTGGAGTTAAAGATAATGGTGACATTATTGGGTTAGAGGAAACAGATTTTAGGACAAAACAGAATACCATTGATAGTTACAAATTACTTTTTGATGATTTAATTGAATCCAATTTTGGAAACGGTTTTCATAAGAATTTATCTGATATGAAATTTTACAACATTAAAGGTAAAACAATATGTTATGTGCAAGTACAGAGTAGATACCATAGACCTATAACAATTTCTAAAAAACCAAAAAATGGTAAAGCTTACGATGCCTTTTTCATAAGAAGATTAGCAAGTGCTAAGGAGCTTTCTGGAGAAGAAATGAAAGAATACATTTCTAATCACTTTTAA
- the rbfA gene encoding 30S ribosome-binding factor RbfA produces METNRQKKIGGVLQKDLAEILQNHLRDAGVTGILISVSKVKVTTDLSVAKAYLSIFPSKDAKDLLKELNIIKPKIKHELAQRTRNQLRRMPDLEFFIDDSLEYIEKIEKSIKGDENPIEQPDLLERRKKS; encoded by the coding sequence ATGGAAACAAACAGACAAAAAAAGATAGGCGGAGTATTACAGAAGGACCTGGCGGAGATTCTTCAGAATCATTTGAGGGATGCAGGGGTGACGGGAATTTTGATCTCGGTTTCTAAAGTGAAAGTGACTACAGACCTTTCTGTTGCAAAAGCTTATCTCAGCATATTTCCTTCCAAAGACGCGAAGGATCTTCTAAAAGAGCTGAATATTATTAAACCAAAAATCAAGCACGAACTGGCTCAACGCACAAGGAATCAGCTGCGAAGAATGCCCGATCTTGAATTTTTCATTGATGATTCCCTGGAATACATCGAGAAGATAGAAAAGTCTATTAAGGGAGACGAAAATCCTATTGAACAACCCGATTTGCTGGAACGCAGGAAAAAATCGTAA
- a CDS encoding outer membrane beta-barrel family protein: MLLSFTASRGPVNDQEYLELFPTFYLMHTVGEDHSFGLDYSRRIVRPRFQSLNPYQYFLNQNNYNVGNPNLQPSISNKINFNYTYKNKLSFDLYWDRADGAMARLPFQDNENRILRSATANMIYDQQYSLDVMFFDYIQDWWYLYALSSFFFMENQFIAQESGNIAVKKDVLSTFLLAQNYFTISEDRTLTAELTGTFLPNILEGSYEFDEPQTVISAGLRKSFLDNRLVFTLNVDDIFN; this comes from the coding sequence ATGTTGCTTAGTTTTACAGCCTCTCGTGGCCCTGTAAATGATCAGGAGTATTTGGAATTATTTCCTACTTTTTACCTGATGCATACAGTGGGAGAAGATCACTCCTTCGGTCTTGACTACAGTAGAAGAATTGTGCGTCCAAGGTTCCAAAGTTTGAATCCTTACCAGTACTTCCTAAACCAGAATAACTACAATGTTGGAAATCCTAACCTGCAACCATCGATCTCCAACAAGATCAATTTCAATTATACTTATAAGAATAAATTATCTTTTGACCTCTATTGGGATAGGGCAGATGGTGCTATGGCGAGGCTTCCGTTTCAGGATAATGAAAACAGGATATTACGATCTGCGACTGCCAATATGATCTATGATCAGCAGTATAGTCTCGATGTCATGTTCTTTGATTATATCCAGGACTGGTGGTACTTATATGCGCTGAGTTCTTTTTTCTTCATGGAAAACCAGTTTATTGCACAGGAGAGTGGCAACATAGCTGTGAAAAAAGACGTTTTAAGTACATTTCTTCTGGCCCAGAATTATTTCACCATTTCCGAAGATCGCACTTTAACCGCGGAACTCACAGGAACTTTTCTTCCGAACATCCTCGAAGGCTCGTATGAATTTGATGAACCACAAACAGTAATTTCAGCCGGGCTCAGGAAATCTTTTCTCGACAACAGGCTGGTATTTACACTTAATGTCGATGATATTTTTAACTAA
- a CDS encoding ABC transporter permease yields the protein MNFSLYIARRYLFTKSSNNAINIITLIAAVGVFAGAFALFIVLSGFSGLKEFSLSFTNEFDPDLKVFPETGKTFSFTDDEKERLSKVAGVAAFSEVIEERVFLEYKAKTHTAFIKGVDSNYQQVNQIDSSLIFGTWLGKSEFQVVAGNGITRILSLSVNDYQNLLRLMVPRPGKGQVTNPTEAFNSESAIVTGVYSVNEELDSKFIFSNLGYARTLLELEANEVTAIELKLTPNAKPDEVRTEISSILDEKVVIKNRAQLNETLYKMLNTENLAVYLIFTLVVIIALFNVVGSIIMVILDKRENIKTLYSLGAAPGTIKNIFFMQGALMTIVGGAIGLVIALLVVWLQLQFDLVMITPTLPYPVQIRLENVLIVIATIGTLGILASYIAASRSKKALQV from the coding sequence GTGAATTTTTCCCTCTACATCGCCCGGCGCTATCTTTTTACCAAAAGCAGTAATAATGCGATCAACATTATTACCCTTATCGCGGCGGTAGGTGTGTTTGCAGGAGCTTTTGCGCTTTTTATAGTTCTTTCAGGATTTTCAGGACTTAAGGAATTCAGCCTTTCCTTCACCAACGAATTTGATCCTGATCTCAAGGTCTTTCCGGAAACAGGAAAAACTTTCAGTTTTACCGATGACGAAAAAGAGCGACTTTCCAAAGTTGCCGGGGTTGCAGCTTTTTCCGAAGTAATAGAAGAAAGGGTTTTTCTGGAATATAAGGCCAAGACCCATACTGCTTTTATAAAAGGTGTAGACAGTAATTATCAGCAGGTTAACCAAATAGATTCTTCTTTGATCTTTGGGACCTGGCTTGGCAAAAGTGAATTCCAGGTGGTGGCAGGAAACGGTATTACGCGGATTTTATCACTGAGCGTTAATGACTATCAAAACTTACTTAGACTTATGGTGCCGCGGCCGGGAAAAGGGCAGGTTACCAATCCTACCGAAGCCTTCAATAGTGAAAGCGCTATAGTTACCGGAGTTTATAGTGTAAACGAAGAGCTTGATAGTAAATTCATCTTTTCAAATTTAGGTTACGCCAGGACTTTGCTGGAACTGGAAGCAAATGAAGTTACGGCGATAGAGCTAAAATTAACTCCCAATGCCAAACCTGATGAGGTGAGGACTGAAATAAGCAGTATCCTTGACGAAAAGGTAGTGATTAAGAACCGGGCCCAGCTTAATGAGACGCTCTATAAAATGCTCAATACTGAAAATCTCGCTGTATATCTCATTTTTACGCTCGTGGTGATAATTGCGCTTTTTAACGTAGTGGGTTCCATAATAATGGTGATACTGGATAAGAGGGAAAACATCAAAACTTTATACAGCCTGGGAGCAGCACCGGGTACTATTAAAAATATCTTTTTCATGCAGGGCGCACTAATGACAATTGTGGGCGGCGCGATAGGACTGGTAATAGCACTTCTCGTAGTTTGGCTGCAGCTCCAATTTGACCTGGTGATGATCACCCCAACTCTTCCCTACCCGGTACAGATAAGACTGGAGAACGTACTTATAGTTATTGCCACCATTGGAACTTTGGGCATCCTGGCTTCTTATATCGCTGCCAGCCGAAGTAAAAAAGCATTACAGGTTTAA
- a CDS encoding N-6 DNA methylase yields the protein MHQAENSKTNLIRTSKEIIELMISILNPREALSLYDPVCGTGGFLSQSFRVNSNLKIHGSEVNYKVAQIAQMNQIMNGDFDANIKAENCFSQLNNNLSYDLIIADLPLSGIHFDEIDRLSEIWNIKFPRRTKGFGAFVLFSLSKLSPNGKAVFTVSDSFLFKTGIEQRVRKILLDLDYIEAIISLPNGALKPYTNGKSSILVLNKNKENFLKRKVKFIVASNVFEASNLDINEILNIYHQNIENNYSQIVNLEDINKINTLDPSYYTYDFFEIRKLLVSGNAAYLSELITTKSGTKLQNKTDLITESGIPFIRIENLEREILDMQLSEKSIKDYVSYKPYYNRHIIDKECLLLAKIGENLKPTYFKPDPQGMEEIILHPNVIAIFPKNNQHLSLEFLYYQFYSDIVQNQIKNRLSRSIVPFITLAKLRELIIPYVDIHSQSRFIEVEKAAIISAEKTRIDERFKRLGYKEEAEERELNVVRTITHQLRHNLSGIEIMMDKLNRISTKRELFNYKEYDEDDPILITKEGFETPENNSVQEIIDRALKKARTLNVILLDVEKAINLNMTYSQVELLSIFQKIKDEFRNDCFTIEVIGIPVDIEISKTHFEDLINTLLDNAREHGFDKSKNDNKITFKIKPDFNRDIVEIEYQNNGKPLNITQKEYTSILTKSIDSNGSGIGGYYINKIIEAHHGSLNIKEDLKKGMRLTIELPLKQPEYE from the coding sequence ATACATCAAGCTGAAAATTCAAAGACAAATTTAATACGTACTTCTAAGGAAATAATTGAATTGATGATTTCAATTTTAAATCCAAGAGAAGCACTATCCTTATACGATCCTGTCTGTGGTACAGGAGGTTTTTTATCCCAAAGTTTTAGGGTAAACAGTAATCTTAAAATTCATGGTTCCGAAGTAAATTATAAAGTTGCTCAAATTGCTCAAATGAACCAAATTATGAATGGTGATTTTGATGCTAATATAAAAGCTGAAAATTGTTTTAGCCAGTTAAACAACAATCTCTCATATGACTTGATTATTGCAGATTTACCTTTGAGCGGAATTCATTTCGACGAAATTGATCGACTTTCTGAAATATGGAACATTAAATTCCCCAGAAGGACTAAGGGTTTTGGTGCATTTGTGTTATTTAGCTTATCTAAATTAAGCCCTAATGGAAAAGCAGTTTTCACAGTTTCAGATAGTTTTCTTTTTAAAACCGGAATAGAACAAAGAGTTAGAAAAATACTTTTAGATTTAGACTATATCGAAGCAATAATTAGTTTACCTAATGGTGCATTAAAACCATATACAAATGGCAAATCCTCCATTTTAGTTCTAAACAAGAATAAAGAGAATTTCTTAAAAAGAAAAGTGAAATTTATTGTGGCCTCAAATGTATTTGAAGCTTCAAATTTAGATATTAATGAAATATTAAATATATATCATCAAAATATTGAAAACAACTATTCACAAATAGTTAATTTAGAAGATATTAATAAAATTAATACGTTAGACCCTAGTTACTATACGTATGATTTCTTTGAAATAAGGAAGTTGTTGGTTTCGGGAAACGCTGCATATCTGTCTGAATTAATTACTACAAAATCTGGAACCAAACTTCAAAATAAAACAGACCTAATTACCGAATCTGGAATACCTTTCATAAGAATAGAGAATTTAGAAAGAGAAATTCTTGATATGCAGTTGTCCGAAAAATCCATTAAAGATTATGTTTCATACAAACCTTATTATAATCGGCATATTATAGATAAAGAATGTCTTCTTTTAGCTAAGATTGGTGAGAATTTAAAACCTACTTATTTTAAACCTGACCCGCAAGGGATGGAGGAAATAATTTTACATCCAAATGTTATCGCAATATTCCCTAAAAATAATCAACATCTATCACTAGAATTTCTATACTATCAATTTTACAGTGATATTGTTCAAAATCAAATAAAAAACAGATTAAGCAGATCAATTGTACCATTCATTACTTTAGCGAAATTACGGGAATTAATTATTCCATATGTTGATATTCATTCTCAAAGCCGATTTATTGAGGTAGAAAAAGCAGCTATTATTTCTGCAGAAAAAACAAGAATTGATGAAAGATTTAAACGTTTAGGTTATAAAGAAGAAGCCGAAGAGCGAGAGTTAAATGTTGTGAGAACTATTACACATCAATTAAGACATAATCTCTCGGGTATTGAAATAATGATGGATAAGCTAAACAGGATTTCAACTAAACGTGAACTCTTTAATTACAAAGAATATGATGAAGATGACCCAATTTTGATAACAAAAGAAGGATTCGAAACACCCGAAAATAATAGCGTACAAGAAATCATTGACAGGGCATTAAAAAAAGCTCGAACTTTAAATGTGATACTCTTAGATGTTGAAAAAGCGATAAACCTAAACATGACTTATTCTCAGGTCGAGCTACTTTCAATCTTTCAAAAAATTAAAGATGAGTTTCGAAATGATTGTTTTACAATTGAAGTAATAGGAATACCTGTTGATATTGAAATTTCAAAAACTCACTTTGAAGATCTAATTAATACTCTTCTTGACAATGCCAGGGAGCACGGATTTGATAAATCAAAAAATGATAATAAAATTACTTTTAAGATAAAGCCTGATTTTAATCGAGACATTGTTGAAATAGAGTATCAAAACAATGGTAAACCATTAAATATAACTCAAAAAGAATATACCTCTATTTTAACGAAATCCATAGATAGTAATGGTAGTGGTATTGGAGGATACTATATAAATAAAATTATAGAAGCACATCACGGTTCTTTAAATATTAAAGAAGATTTGAAAAAGGGTATGAGATTGACTATTGAATTACCATTAAAACAGCCAGAATATGAGTAA
- a CDS encoding primase-helicase family protein produces MKKLPYIRVGTSYYKLVAMPSIAGNLNETLVPWNLETLRQDHGKSFIAGIKRYDGFTCIPSHRDFKQEHHGFYNTYSPLLYKPQQGKVDRSLRFLKHIFGPQFELGLDYLQLLYLKPLQMLPILCLVSKERVTSKTTFLKWLKAIFDSNLTYLTNDNFSSQFNVDWANKLLICIDEVLFNREELTERIKYLSTTDFNKMEAKGKDKREVEFFGKFILCSNNEDNFIKIDSEETRFWVLKVPILKIEDTHFLEQLKAEIPALLHFLEQRELATSHSTRMWFTPAQIKTNALENLMQNNRNRVEKELASMILDVMETFELEEVDVCPLDALQVLNRTRIKTDLTQLRQIFKKDWKLNNQDNSLKYQKIFMWQDGGLGLIDGKGRYYTVTKSFLLHHFSEDLK; encoded by the coding sequence ATGAAAAAACTACCCTATATCCGTGTGGGTACCAGCTACTATAAATTAGTGGCAATGCCCAGTATTGCAGGGAATTTGAATGAAACTTTAGTTCCCTGGAATCTCGAGACACTGCGCCAGGACCACGGAAAGAGTTTTATTGCAGGTATAAAAAGATATGACGGTTTTACCTGTATTCCCAGTCATAGGGATTTTAAGCAGGAACATCATGGGTTTTATAATACGTACTCTCCATTGTTATATAAACCGCAACAGGGGAAGGTCGATCGATCCTTACGGTTTCTTAAGCACATTTTTGGTCCACAATTCGAACTGGGACTGGATTACTTGCAGCTGCTGTATTTAAAACCGCTCCAAATGTTACCTATTCTATGCCTGGTATCAAAAGAAAGAGTTACCAGTAAAACAACTTTCCTCAAATGGCTTAAGGCTATTTTTGATAGTAACCTCACGTACCTTACCAATGATAATTTCAGTAGCCAGTTTAATGTAGACTGGGCAAATAAGCTACTTATCTGTATTGATGAAGTACTGTTCAATAGGGAGGAGCTTACCGAGCGAATAAAATATCTGAGCACTACAGATTTTAATAAGATGGAAGCAAAAGGGAAGGATAAGCGGGAGGTGGAATTCTTCGGAAAATTTATTCTCTGTAGCAATAATGAAGACAATTTTATTAAGATCGATAGTGAGGAAACGCGCTTTTGGGTATTGAAGGTTCCTATTTTAAAAATAGAAGACACTCACTTTTTAGAACAGTTAAAAGCTGAAATCCCAGCCTTATTGCATTTCCTGGAACAGCGGGAGTTGGCTACCTCACACAGTACCCGCATGTGGTTTACCCCGGCACAGATAAAGACAAATGCACTTGAAAATCTGATGCAGAACAATAGGAACCGAGTCGAAAAAGAATTAGCAAGTATGATTCTCGATGTAATGGAGACTTTTGAATTGGAGGAAGTAGACGTTTGTCCGCTGGATGCTTTGCAAGTTTTAAATCGCACCCGGATTAAAACGGACCTGACCCAATTGCGGCAAATATTCAAGAAGGACTGGAAATTAAACAACCAGGATAATTCGCTGAAATATCAAAAAATATTTATGTGGCAGGATGGCGGATTGGGGCTTATTGATGGAAAGGGCCGCTATTATACCGTCACCAAATCTTTCTTACTTCATCACTTTAGTGAAGATCTAAAATGA
- the mbpA gene encoding mobilization protein MbpA yields the protein MKREYIQIRCSIYEKKLLQRRAARAGISLSEYIRSAAFERNIVERITPEQLEAYQMLVQYKNNFTRIGNMFKKRDPKLAGVVEDLAREIRTHLKKFKK from the coding sequence ATGAAAAGGGAATACATCCAGATCCGCTGCTCGATATACGAGAAGAAGCTGCTCCAAAGAAGAGCGGCCAGGGCAGGAATTTCCCTTTCAGAATATATCCGATCTGCGGCCTTTGAAAGAAATATTGTAGAACGGATTACTCCGGAACAACTGGAGGCCTACCAGATGCTGGTTCAATACAAGAATAATTTTACCCGTATTGGGAATATGTTTAAAAAGCGGGATCCAAAGCTGGCTGGGGTTGTGGAAGATCTGGCAAGAGAAATCAGGACACATTTAAAAAAATTTAAAAAATGA
- the mce gene encoding methylmalonyl-CoA epimerase, with product MRNIEHIGIAVKDLEAANKTYRAILGSEHYKTEAVESEGVITSFFKIGESKIELLAATNADSPIAKFLEKRGEGIHHIAFNVADIEKEISRLQGEGFTLLNETPKPGADNKIVAFMHPKNGHGVLVELCQERPEN from the coding sequence ATGAGAAACATAGAACATATAGGAATAGCAGTAAAAGACCTGGAAGCAGCAAACAAAACCTACAGAGCCATTTTAGGAAGTGAACATTACAAAACCGAAGCAGTAGAAAGCGAGGGAGTAATCACCTCCTTCTTTAAAATCGGCGAAAGTAAAATAGAACTGCTCGCTGCCACCAATGCTGATAGCCCTATTGCGAAGTTTTTGGAAAAGAGGGGAGAAGGCATCCACCATATAGCCTTCAATGTAGCCGATATAGAAAAAGAGATTTCCCGCTTACAGGGAGAAGGTTTCACCCTGCTAAACGAAACTCCCAAACCCGGAGCCGACAATAAAATAGTAGCTTTTATGCACCCAAAGAACGGTCACGGAGTGTTGGTAGAATTGTGCCAGGAAAGACCCGAGAATTAA
- the dusB gene encoding tRNA dihydrouridine synthase DusB, whose translation MSKIGNIDVGEFPLLLAPMEDVSDPPFRALCKEQGADVVFTEFISSEGLIRDAAKSVMKLDIYEKERPVGIQIFGANLDSMLESVEIVERSGPDMIDINFGCPVKKVVSKGAGAGILKDIDLMVSLTAAMVKHTKLPITIKTRLGWDQDSIKIVEVAERLQDAGAKAISIHGRTRAQMYKGVADWAPIAEVKNNPRMHIPVFGNGNVDSPEKAVEMRDRYGLDGAMIGRASIGYPWFFREVKHFFETGEHMAPPSLEERVTAARRHLQMAIDWKGEKLGVFETRRHYTNYFKGIPHFKDYRQKMVTSDEAEDVFAAFDEVEREFSGYEFA comes from the coding sequence GTGTCCAAAATAGGTAACATAGATGTAGGAGAGTTTCCATTGCTGCTTGCTCCAATGGAAGATGTAAGTGATCCGCCGTTTCGCGCGTTGTGCAAGGAACAGGGGGCAGATGTTGTTTTTACTGAATTCATTTCTTCGGAAGGGCTTATTCGTGATGCCGCCAAGAGCGTAATGAAACTCGATATTTACGAGAAGGAACGCCCTGTTGGAATTCAGATCTTTGGAGCAAACCTGGATTCAATGTTAGAGTCCGTGGAAATAGTAGAAAGATCAGGCCCTGATATGATCGATATAAATTTTGGCTGCCCCGTAAAAAAGGTAGTTTCCAAAGGTGCAGGGGCGGGAATCCTGAAAGATATAGATCTTATGGTCTCTCTTACCGCAGCTATGGTAAAGCACACCAAACTTCCCATTACTATTAAGACAAGGCTAGGCTGGGATCAGGATTCAATAAAAATTGTTGAGGTTGCTGAAAGATTGCAGGATGCCGGGGCAAAAGCTATCTCCATTCATGGAAGGACCCGCGCCCAAATGTATAAAGGCGTGGCTGACTGGGCTCCTATTGCCGAAGTTAAAAACAACCCCCGGATGCATATCCCGGTTTTCGGAAACGGAAACGTTGATTCACCCGAAAAAGCTGTAGAAATGCGCGACAGGTATGGTCTCGACGGTGCAATGATAGGACGTGCAAGCATTGGATATCCCTGGTTCTTTAGGGAAGTGAAGCACTTTTTTGAAACAGGGGAACATATGGCACCTCCATCTTTGGAAGAACGTGTTACTGCTGCACGCAGGCATCTGCAAATGGCTATTGACTGGAAAGGTGAGAAATTAGGTGTTTTTGAAACCAGGAGACATTATACCAATTACTTTAAGGGAATTCCGCACTTCAAGGATTACCGACAGAAAATGGTGACCAGCGATGAGGCTGAAGATGTTTTTGCAGCCTTTGATGAGGTTGAAAGAGAATTTTCCGGCTACGAATTTGCTTAA
- a CDS encoding AlpA family transcriptional regulator translates to MNEHNQVVVLLEDIKVLLSHTKKVMNVDDLAQYTGLSKSKIYKLTHLKLIPISNNPNIRQKFFDKDKIDAWLLGEPNLSDEFLEHQFNQSLLKNRK, encoded by the coding sequence ATGAATGAGCACAATCAAGTTGTGGTGCTATTGGAAGATATTAAAGTCTTGCTTTCCCACACCAAAAAAGTAATGAACGTGGATGACCTGGCACAATATACTGGGCTATCCAAGAGCAAGATCTATAAGCTTACCCATTTAAAGCTTATACCCATCAGTAATAATCCCAATATTCGTCAGAAGTTTTTTGACAAAGATAAGATTGATGCCTGGCTGTTGGGGGAACCAAATCTTTCTGATGAATTCCTTGAGCATCAATTCAACCAGAGTTTGTTGAAAAACCGTAAGTAG